The genomic window AATTCTAAACTCAATTGTATCACTACCAAGGTAATCACCGTTAGGACTTAACGATATTATACCATTATTATTCACTAGGTTTAACCCTACATCTGGTGTATTTAAAACTTCTATTAATCGAATATTTAAATTACCATCGGGATCAGTTCCTAATGTAGTTACTGGAATACCATTTAATAAAATATCGGGTGACAATGGAATTAATAAATTATCTTGTGCAACTGGCGGGTTATTATTTTCCGATTGTGTTCTTACCACAATAATACCATTATCACATGTTTGAGGAGAACCGTTATCACATGCTGTGTAATATACTGTATCCAATTCCATATAACCCAAGATACCCATTACCTTAATGGTCGGTACATTAAAAGTATTGATAAACATATTTGGGTTTGATAATGAATCCACTCTAATTGTTACATCAGCTATATCTCCGTCGTCTTCTACTAAATTTGTGACCAGGAAATTTGATACAACATTGGGCTGTACGTTTATTATAGTATCTCTTGCAACGATTTGTTGATTTATTTCTGCTCTTGTGATCACAACACTGCCATTATCACATGCTCCTTCAGTATCACAAATTTGAAATGCTACTGTAGCTGATCCCGTCCATGTATCAGATGGGTTTATTTGTAGTGATGCACCATCTGATGTAACCGGTAAAGTAAGATCCGAATTACTAATGATGGTTATACTATTTGGATCCAAATTATTATCTGGATCTACACCTAAAGTAGTAATAGGAACACCATTGTCAATTATATTTTGAGTTAATGGTATAGCATAATTATCTACTGCTATGGGAGGTACATTAGTATTTGAGTATTGAATAACAATATTTGCAGTATCACATGCTGAAGGAAAACCCTGATCACATGCAATGTATTTAACAGTGTCTGATACCCAAACAAGACTTGGTGTTGTAATATTTATATTAGGAAAACCTTCAGCAACAGTAAAGTTGTTATTAGTTTTTTCTAAAATAGTGTAAGTCACTCCGCTTGGGTCTTCATCTGTTATTAGATCTTGTAGGTTAAAAGGTAAAGTTACATTTGATAATGCACCAATAATAGTATCTCTAGCAACGATAGGTGTATTAATTATACCATCCCAAGTAGTTATGTTAGGAATTGGGTTAGATCTCACATAAAATACAGCATCATTATAGTCGTAATCAGGTTCTTCCATATTATCCTCCACACAAAGAATATAATCATTTTCAGGAGTTTCCTTATAATCAAATATGACAAAATGTTGCAGGAAATTAATATGTAAACCTCCTGGTGAAACAACATTAGCATTTAGATTTTCATTAGAATGTAGAGTATAACGACCTGATGTGATTGCATCAATCTTATTACCCGCAAAAGGATCCCAACCTTGGGAGACAATGAAGAATCCTATTACTGTACCTTTTGTGAAATATCCTAAATGTAGTCTAAAACCATTATTGATAGTGTTTTCAGTATCCAATTTTGGGAAAATAATGGTTTTGGTATTTTCTATATCAGCAGGTACTGTTGGTGGGTTTAAGTAATTATAAGTATAAAATCCAAGTGTATTAAACCATTCAGCATCTTCATATGATAGAGTAAGATATACATCTCCATCGTCCAATACGATAAAGTTGTTATTATTTTCTTGTAAAAATGTTGTACTTCCACTTGCGATGGTATCCATAACTAAAGTCTGTAACGCTATAGTTTCTGCAATTGGTGTTGTGGCTGTACCCACAACATAAGTGCCTTCGGGTCGACCCTGATCATTCCAAGATTCTAATGCATTTGGATTATCACCCAGTACTTTATATGTGTAAGCTGCCATTATACCAAATCCCATGACCACACAACTTAAGGTTACCAAAAGAAGAATCACTATTTTTTGTTTCTTTTTCATAATAATTATTTTCTAATGGCTTTCTCCCAAACAGAAGATTGGTTCCCTAATAAAAATCTCCAGAAACCTAAAATGGCACAATAGTTCATCATAGCATAGTAGTAAGGAAGCATCATCAATTTTGATGGTGTCCAATATTTCTTTACTAAATGCACTGTAACTGCAATAGAGTACATCAAAGTCTGACCTGCAAAAAGGATAGCATACAAGAAATGATCTGTAAGTGAAAGGTACAATGAAATGATATATATAACAGGTAATGCAAATGGCACAAAAAGCCACCTTAATACTCTATGGGAAACATATTGAAATGTTACCCACCCATATTTGAAGATGTTTAATAAAGGTAATAATGTAAATATGATTTGAAAACCTCCTGCTGAGATTCTAATTTTTCTTTTCATTTCTTCTCGAACACTTGCAGAAGAGTCTTCTGATGCATAAGCTTTTGGTTCGTAGGCTACTCTAAAACCTTTCATTAAAATCTTCATTGAAATAAAGAAATCATCAAGAATCATTTTATGTGGAATCTGAGGATATAATTCTGTACGAAAAGCAATTAATTCGCCCGCTCCACCCATTACAGAAGTTAATTCTGAATCTAATTTTTTTAGAAATGATTCATATTTCCAATAAGCTCCTTCTCCTGATGATGCGAGATCTCCTTCCTCTTGTTTCACTCTCTTTTCTCCACAAACACAACCCACTTTAGGATCAAGGAATTGCCTAACAATTTCCTTTATAGATTGATCATTTAAAATTGTATTAGCATCAGTGCATATTGTTATGGGAGTATTAATTTCATTAATTACTCTATTGATAGCAGCTGATTTACCTGCTCTTATATTATTATGAAACAGGGTAATATTATGTC from Flammeovirga yaeyamensis includes these protein-coding regions:
- a CDS encoding glycosyltransferase family 2 protein, which translates into the protein MIDLIVLKYVFWISLFIIIYSIIGYPIVLYIIVQIKRLIKGKREFDEKTLLTSRVSLVIPCYNEASILPMKIENSLQLDYPKELMDIVIVADGSTDNTPEVVELYKRKGHNITLFHNNIRAGKSAAINRVINEINTPITICTDANTILNDQSIKEIVRQFLDPKVGCVCGEKRVKQEEGDLASSGEGAYWKYESFLKKLDSELTSVMGGAGELIAFRTELYPQIPHKMILDDFFISMKILMKGFRVAYEPKAYASEDSSASVREEMKRKIRISAGGFQIIFTLLPLLNIFKYGWVTFQYVSHRVLRWLFVPFALPVIYIISLYLSLTDHFLYAILFAGQTLMYSIAVTVHLVKKYWTPSKLMMLPYYYAMMNYCAILGFWRFLLGNQSSVWEKAIRK
- a CDS encoding Ig-like domain-containing protein, with protein sequence MKKKQKIVILLLVTLSCVVMGFGIMAAYTYKVLGDNPNALESWNDQGRPEGTYVVGTATTPIAETIALQTLVMDTIASGSTTFLQENNNNFIVLDDGDVYLTLSYEDAEWFNTLGFYTYNYLNPPTVPADIENTKTIIFPKLDTENTINNGFRLHLGYFTKGTVIGFFIVSQGWDPFAGNKIDAITSGRYTLHSNENLNANVVSPGGLHINFLQHFVIFDYKETPENDYILCVEDNMEEPDYDYNDAVFYVRSNPIPNITTWDGIINTPIVARDTIIGALSNVTLPFNLQDLITDEDPSGVTYTILEKTNNNFTVAEGFPNINITTPSLVWVSDTVKYIACDQGFPSACDTANIVIQYSNTNVPPIAVDNYAIPLTQNIIDNGVPITTLGVDPDNNLDPNSITIISNSDLTLPVTSDGASLQINPSDTWTGSATVAFQICDTEGACDNGSVVITRAEINQQIVARDTIINVQPNVVSNFLVTNLVEDDGDIADVTIRVDSLSNPNMFINTFNVPTIKVMGILGYMELDTVYYTACDNGSPQTCDNGIIVVRTQSENNNPPVAQDNLLIPLSPDILLNGIPVTTLGTDPDGNLNIRLIEVLNTPDVGLNLVNNNGIISLSPNGDYLGSDTIEFRICDSGSPALCDEGSFIVQTLETPPTANPDVINTFPNEGVIINPLINDTEGSDPISPATLTIIQQPLSDTAIVRIVDGKVENITDPDFIGSYQIIYQICDNTIPALCDTSTITVNVQDPAGPNLITSTNTPPLALNDTVDVPFNSTVNIVVLPNDSDSDGEIDSIRTSIVVPPISGSASLNYFNNTPIITYTPNDGFTGVDVLTYRIYDKDNPQLSDVALVIIHVADESGVITSVNTDFWIDTVTVNQGATYCMPIQDRLDENSLTWNPINADPLVNGKVENSLTAIDNSNVCYTVPQELIENDTIDHVYYTVCNNEGDCRNGLLVININQCENCVDSEEPNLSFYSGFSPNGDNINETFVIEGVTNYQDTDLIIYNRWGQPVYNTSPYQNQWEGNNNDGQPLPDGTYYYILKVRVPKEYSYNGFVVIKR